A portion of the Desulfurispora thermophila DSM 16022 genome contains these proteins:
- the larB gene encoding nickel pincer cofactor biosynthesis protein LarB: MKEQKLKELLDCLVKMEITIDQAMEKLKTLPYEDLGFAKIDHHRSIRCGFPEVIFCEGKKPEQVAKIFHKLAGTHQTVLGTRADERAYSAVREICPDVSYFATARCLVFGMPKKPVFPGMVLVISAGTADLPVAEEAAICARAMGNSVEQLFDVGVAGLHRLLDRQQLLQQAAVIIVVAGMEGALPSVVGGLTDRPVIAVPTSVGYGASFGGLAALLGMLNSCAAGVGVVNIDNGFGAAALATAINRLLNNFSSKEMRK, translated from the coding sequence ATGAAGGAGCAAAAACTGAAAGAGCTCTTGGACTGCCTCGTGAAGATGGAAATTACAATTGATCAAGCAATGGAAAAACTTAAAACCTTGCCTTATGAGGATCTGGGTTTTGCCAAAATTGATCACCATCGGAGCATACGCTGCGGATTTCCGGAAGTGATCTTTTGTGAAGGGAAAAAACCAGAGCAGGTTGCCAAAATTTTTCATAAACTTGCCGGTACTCATCAAACTGTCCTGGGCACACGGGCTGATGAGCGGGCGTATTCGGCTGTTCGGGAAATTTGTCCTGATGTTAGCTACTTTGCTACCGCCCGCTGCCTGGTTTTCGGGATGCCGAAAAAACCGGTGTTTCCGGGCATGGTCCTTGTTATTAGCGCAGGAACTGCCGATCTTCCCGTGGCCGAGGAGGCTGCTATTTGTGCCCGGGCTATGGGTAACTCTGTTGAGCAGTTGTTTGATGTAGGCGTTGCTGGGCTGCACCGTTTGCTGGATCGGCAGCAATTGCTTCAACAGGCGGCGGTAATCATTGTCGTAGCTGGTATGGAGGGAGCTCTACCCAGCGTTGTCGGTGGTCTGACTGACCGACCTGTGATTGCTGTACCGACGAGTGTCGGTTATGGGGCAAGCTTTGGTGGCCTGGCCGCGCTGTTAGGGATGCTCAACAGTTGTGCGGCTGGAGTTGGTGTTGTTAACATAGATAATGGTTTTGGGGCCGCTGCCCTTGCGACAGCCATAAACAGATTACTCAATAATTTTAGTTCAAAGGAGATGCGAAAGTGA
- the larC gene encoding nickel pincer cofactor biosynthesis protein LarC — protein MKVLYLDCFAGISGDMMLGALIDAGVPPAVIQSQLDLLGLEGYSLKIYQDKTHGFQGTRFLVEMEQDHQPHRTWEDISSIIENSGLHPQVKRYAVDIFEKLARVEGKVHGVDFRQVHFHEIGAVDSIVDIVGTAIALHEAGVEKVYCSPLPTGYGTIQSHHGELPVPAPATAELLKGFPIRPVNVKGELVTPTGAAIVAALGRGFGPLPAMKVEQIGYGLGTNDYGIPNFLRIFIGGEIIEQQPAAEQDISILQTNIDNLNPEILAYVMEKLLASEAHDVWLTPIIMKKGRPGNLLTVLCRPEKEEELMQIIFAETSTLGMRIRREKRCCLPRKHVNVETEFGTVRVKVSGCRDGSGWQISPEYEDCRRLALDKKVPLKNVYLCAIRAAQKALE, from the coding sequence GTGAAAGTACTTTACCTGGACTGCTTTGCCGGGATCAGTGGCGATATGATGCTGGGTGCGTTAATAGACGCTGGCGTTCCTCCGGCCGTCATACAAAGTCAGCTGGATCTTTTGGGTTTGGAAGGCTATTCTCTGAAAATTTATCAAGATAAAACCCATGGTTTTCAGGGAACCAGGTTCCTGGTCGAAATGGAACAAGATCACCAACCTCACAGGACATGGGAAGATATTAGCTCTATCATTGAGAACAGCGGGCTGCATCCGCAAGTTAAACGTTACGCCGTGGATATTTTTGAGAAGCTCGCCCGGGTGGAAGGAAAGGTACACGGAGTAGATTTCCGTCAAGTTCACTTTCACGAGATCGGGGCAGTCGATTCAATCGTGGATATAGTGGGGACGGCCATCGCTTTACACGAGGCAGGCGTAGAAAAAGTATATTGTTCGCCTCTGCCCACTGGATATGGAACTATTCAATCGCATCATGGTGAACTGCCCGTTCCGGCACCAGCTACAGCTGAACTTCTCAAGGGCTTTCCCATTCGCCCTGTGAACGTGAAAGGAGAACTTGTTACTCCTACGGGAGCGGCCATAGTAGCCGCCCTTGGCAGAGGCTTTGGCCCCCTGCCGGCCATGAAGGTTGAGCAAATAGGATACGGGCTTGGAACTAACGATTATGGGATCCCTAATTTTTTGCGGATTTTTATCGGCGGGGAAATTATTGAACAACAGCCAGCAGCAGAACAGGATATTTCTATCCTACAAACCAACATTGACAATTTAAATCCGGAAATACTGGCTTATGTGATGGAGAAACTGCTGGCCTCAGAGGCTCACGATGTTTGGCTGACCCCAATAATTATGAAAAAGGGTCGCCCAGGTAATTTGTTGACTGTACTTTGCCGACCGGAGAAAGAAGAGGAATTGATGCAAATTATCTTTGCCGAAACCAGCACTCTGGGCATGCGGATACGCCGGGAAAAACGTTGTTGCTTACCCCGGAAACATGTTAATGTGGAAACAGAGTTTGGGACGGTGCGCGTGAAAGTTTCTGGTTGCCGTGATGGTTCGGGTTGGCAAATAAGCCCTGAGTACGAAGACTGTCGCCGTCTCGCCCTTGATAAAAAAGTCCCTTTGAAAAATGTTTATTTGTGTGCCATCAGAGCAGCTCAAAAGGCTTTAGAGTAG
- a CDS encoding amidase, translated as MTALYYKTIAELAPLLEKKELSPVELLQSIFSRIDDLDSKLNSYITLLRDEALESAKKAETEIMAGHYKGQLHGIPIGLKDLFYTKGIRTTAGSAILKDFVPQYNATVVERLLGAGVVLTGKLNMHEYAFGATNENSHFGDAHNPWNFDHITGGSSGGSAAAVAAGLSVASLGSDTGGSIRTPSALCGVVGLKPTFGRVSKYGVVPLAWSLDHIGPIARGVEDIAIILEEIAGYDPKDPTTKNKPVESYRSELFKGIDGLKIGVPMNYYFDDTHPEVETMVRTAIQALQSLGGEIVEVTIPELALSMFAEIVTISSEASAYHHETLVTNAVAYGDDVRLLLEGGELFSAVQYVKAQQARRVIQEGFKRTFQQVDVLIAPTVPIMAPRIGERQVEVNGKFKDPVMEFVRLAAPCNLTGLPSVSVPVGLSSSRLPVAMQIIGKPFDESTILRVAAAYEKEFPLNLMPIE; from the coding sequence GTGACCGCACTATATTATAAAACTATTGCTGAGCTGGCCCCATTGCTTGAAAAAAAGGAATTGTCACCAGTTGAACTCCTTCAGTCCATTTTTTCCCGAATAGATGACCTTGATTCTAAACTAAACTCGTACATCACGTTATTGCGCGATGAGGCATTAGAAAGTGCTAAAAAGGCAGAAACCGAAATAATGGCAGGTCATTACAAGGGACAACTTCACGGCATTCCTATAGGATTAAAGGATCTTTTCTATACTAAAGGGATTCGTACGACTGCTGGTTCTGCTATTCTTAAAGATTTTGTGCCACAATACAACGCTACAGTTGTTGAACGACTTTTAGGAGCAGGGGTCGTTTTGACCGGTAAACTTAATATGCATGAGTATGCCTTTGGCGCTACCAACGAAAACTCACATTTTGGTGATGCCCACAACCCTTGGAATTTTGATCACATCACGGGAGGATCCAGTGGCGGAAGTGCAGCAGCTGTAGCTGCTGGATTAAGTGTGGCGTCTTTGGGGTCGGATACCGGAGGTTCTATTCGTACTCCTTCGGCCTTGTGTGGGGTTGTAGGGCTCAAACCGACATTTGGCCGCGTAAGTAAGTATGGTGTAGTACCGCTTGCGTGGTCACTTGATCATATAGGACCCATAGCACGTGGAGTCGAGGACATTGCCATTATACTTGAAGAAATTGCTGGGTATGACCCCAAAGATCCAACTACAAAAAACAAGCCGGTGGAGTCATATCGTTCTGAGCTATTTAAAGGAATTGATGGACTTAAAATTGGTGTACCTATGAACTACTATTTCGATGATACCCATCCTGAAGTAGAAACAATGGTAAGAACTGCTATCCAAGCCCTTCAATCATTAGGGGGAGAGATTGTCGAGGTTACTATTCCTGAGCTTGCTCTTTCGATGTTTGCAGAAATAGTAACTATAAGCTCGGAAGCATCGGCCTACCATCATGAAACACTCGTAACCAACGCTGTAGCGTATGGTGATGATGTACGTCTTTTACTTGAGGGAGGCGAACTTTTTTCTGCCGTCCAATATGTAAAGGCGCAACAAGCAAGGCGAGTTATTCAAGAGGGTTTCAAAAGGACTTTCCAACAGGTTGATGTATTGATTGCTCCCACAGTTCCTATCATGGCACCGAGGATTGGGGAACGACAAGTGGAGGTTAATGGGAAATTTAAAGATCCCGTTATGGAGTTCGTTCGATTGGCTGCACCGTGTAATCTTACTGGTCTCCCCTCAGTCTCAGTTCCTGTTGGCCTTTCTTCTTCTCGCTTGCCAGTAGCAATGCAAATAATAGGCAAACCCTTTGATGAATCGACAATTCTTCGAGTAGCGGCAGCGTACGAAAAGGAGTTCCCTTTAAACCTCATGCCAATTGAATAG
- a CDS encoding class I SAM-dependent methyltransferase, which produces MDASKLEFDDDSFDISVICMALHEMPRLQRERALAEMRRVTRYRVLIMDWINAPAGRFWRLGVTLVERLEGSFYEEFIRSNLKEVLIKYGLNPLVYEEDSEIGIFLCSTWKL; this is translated from the coding sequence ATGGATGCTTCTAAGCTGGAGTTTGATGATGATTCTTTTGATATAAGCGTCATTTGCATGGCCCTGCATGAAATGCCCCGGCTACAGAGGGAACGCGCCCTGGCCGAAATGCGCCGGGTAACGCGATACAGGGTGCTGATCATGGACTGGATAAATGCGCCCGCCGGGCGTTTTTGGCGGCTGGGAGTAACCCTGGTAGAGCGACTGGAGGGAAGCTTTTACGAAGAATTTATCCGGAGCAACTTGAAGGAAGTCCTTATCAAGTATGGGCTAAACCCCCTGGTATATGAAGAGGATAGTGAAATAGGCATTTTCCTATGCTCAACTTGGAAACTTTAA
- a CDS encoding class I SAM-dependent methyltransferase, with product MPHSEQTHRIRRFFNIAAPIYDFFVLPAMYPRIIKAASLLGDVSNSAVLDVCTGTGIMAMELAKRGARVTGIDFSPAMLSRATRKAKSLAYGCF from the coding sequence ATGCCTCACAGCGAACAGACACACCGTATCCGCCGCTTCTTTAATATTGCAGCACCAATATATGACTTTTTTGTGCTTCCAGCCATGTACCCCAGGATAATAAAGGCTGCCTCACTTTTGGGAGATGTAAGCAATTCAGCAGTACTGGATGTTTGTACCGGTACAGGCATTATGGCCATGGAGTTGGCCAAACGCGGTGCCCGCGTCACAGGTATCGATTTCTCCCCGGCCATGCTGTCCCGAGCCACCCGAAAGGCTAAAAGTTTAGCTTATGGATGCTTCTAA
- a CDS encoding alpha/beta hydrolase, with protein sequence MSDTIFMIHGMMCNNLCWENYKNFFVAKNFKCITPNLRYHDMNPEDEPDPRIATTGLLDYVDDLEKEIKKLGAPPIIMGHSMGGLLAQILGSRGLAKALVLLTPAAPYGIPALKYSVIKSFAGVIRQWGFWKKSFRFSFDEMVYSVMHLLPRNEQEEAYKRMVYESGRVAFQIGLWMLDFTRASKVDPEKVQCPVLVIAGREDRITPATVVRKVAEKYKHVATYREFANHAHWVIGEPGWEDIAQYIYEWLLRLK encoded by the coding sequence ATGTCTGATACTATTTTCATGATCCACGGGATGATGTGCAATAATTTGTGTTGGGAGAACTATAAAAATTTCTTCGTAGCTAAAAATTTCAAATGCATTACACCAAATTTACGCTATCACGATATGAACCCGGAAGATGAGCCGGATCCGCGCATTGCTACCACCGGCTTGTTGGATTATGTTGATGATTTGGAGAAGGAAATAAAAAAGCTGGGTGCCCCACCCATCATTATGGGGCACTCCATGGGCGGTTTATTGGCTCAGATACTTGGCAGCCGTGGTTTGGCGAAAGCGCTGGTGTTGCTGACTCCGGCAGCACCTTACGGAATTCCGGCACTAAAGTATTCGGTGATAAAAAGTTTTGCAGGAGTAATCAGACAGTGGGGATTCTGGAAAAAGTCTTTTCGATTTTCCTTTGATGAGATGGTTTATTCGGTGATGCATTTGCTGCCCCGCAATGAACAGGAAGAAGCATACAAACGTATGGTTTATGAGTCGGGGCGGGTGGCCTTTCAAATAGGACTTTGGATGCTGGATTTTACCAGGGCATCCAAAGTTGACCCGGAAAAAGTGCAGTGCCCGGTGCTGGTGATTGCCGGCCGGGAGGACAGGATTACGCCGGCTACGGTGGTTAGAAAAGTGGCCGAAAAATATAAGCACGTGGCTACTTACAGGGAGTTTGCAAACCACGCCCACTGGGTGATTGGTGAACCGGGCTGGGAAGATATTGCCCAGTATATTTATGAGTGGCTATTGCGGCTAAAATGA
- a CDS encoding SOS response-associated peptidase yields MLYKGVLVICGRYTLTVSPEKISQTFGVMVQIQYGPRYNIAPGQTVPVIGGEGAGRWLALMRWGLIPHWAKEASIGHKLINARAETMADKPSFRDSFRHRRCLIPADGFYEWKRDGKSSIPYRIVLPGQELFAFAGLWDRWDALEGSVFSFTIITTAASPAMQGIHARMPVILSDEREYAAWLEGSDIGTLEKMLRPYEGRLHIYPVSRLVNSPRNDMPELVREREDSIKER; encoded by the coding sequence TTGTTGTATAAGGGGGTGCTTGTCATCTGCGGCCGCTATACGCTGACTGTTTCTCCGGAAAAAATCAGCCAGACCTTTGGCGTTATGGTTCAAATCCAGTACGGCCCCCGCTATAACATTGCACCCGGGCAAACAGTGCCGGTCATCGGAGGTGAGGGAGCCGGGCGGTGGCTGGCGCTCATGCGCTGGGGACTTATTCCCCACTGGGCTAAAGAAGCCAGCATTGGTCACAAGCTGATTAACGCCCGGGCGGAAACCATGGCCGATAAGCCTTCTTTCCGGGATTCCTTTCGCCATCGCCGTTGCCTGATCCCTGCCGATGGCTTTTACGAGTGGAAAAGGGATGGCAAATCCAGCATTCCGTACAGGATTGTGCTGCCCGGGCAGGAGCTGTTTGCCTTTGCCGGTCTCTGGGACAGGTGGGATGCGCTCGAGGGGAGCGTTTTCTCTTTCACAATAATCACTACCGCCGCCAGCCCGGCCATGCAGGGGATTCACGCCAGAATGCCCGTGATCTTGAGTGACGAGCGGGAGTATGCCGCCTGGCTGGAAGGCTCGGATATTGGAACGCTGGAAAAAATGCTTCGCCCCTATGAGGGAAGGCTGCACATTTACCCGGTCTCCCGCCTGGTCAACTCGCCCAGGAATGATATGCCGGAACTGGTGCGGGAGCGAGAGGATTCAATCAAAGAGCGATAA
- a CDS encoding MrcB family domain-containing protein produces MSAVGITALLQELMQSYTSARRESFKNHPLHNLLKEIIHQLEELPVIRDYPEIKVKGSLGKGNWVTVPWIALLDSRITTSTRNGVYIVFLFAADMSFVYLTLNQGVENIYEQFWTKEAKEVLRSKAVALRQRPDVRRLPGFRLDWDIDLAADSGVGAKYVDSTIAYKAYERTALPADKSLAEDIAALLQVYRAYADEEGTTASSTTAVFHADPVERTGESGLKRLIDQAYQRITARGFSYPRAEFSAFCVSLKSKPFVLLTGISGTGKTRLVELLARQFGVSEYTIAVRPDWSDSTDLLGYRDLQGNFRPGPLLEILREANAHPDKPYFICLDEMNLARVEHYFAEFLSVIEKRDRLEGKIVTPPVLGGLVRDSSWSEVYISDNVFIIGTVNMDETTHPFSRKVLDRANVFEFNHVDLTYRVYPQKEFDGVLDWTPLRPAYCRLAEFYNQDPPFFNQVIAVLQELNAILEPGYFHIGYRVRDEVCLFLWHAREAGLVDDLSLDLQIQSKILPRVQGSSSTTRQVLVKLWNWVTGLAVAEDDPDLLGRTAEPPEDVRYPKTARKISVMLRRLEEDGYTSYWV; encoded by the coding sequence GTGAGTGCGGTGGGAATTACAGCTCTGCTACAGGAATTAATGCAAAGCTATACCAGTGCCCGTAGGGAAAGTTTTAAGAACCATCCATTGCACAACCTTCTCAAAGAAATTATTCACCAACTGGAAGAGTTGCCGGTCATACGCGACTATCCGGAAATAAAAGTTAAGGGTTCATTGGGGAAGGGCAATTGGGTTACGGTGCCCTGGATAGCATTACTGGATTCACGCATCACTACGTCTACGCGGAATGGCGTTTATATTGTCTTTTTGTTTGCTGCCGACATGTCGTTTGTTTACCTGACGCTAAATCAAGGTGTAGAAAATATATATGAACAATTTTGGACGAAGGAAGCAAAGGAGGTTCTGCGCAGTAAAGCGGTGGCTCTGCGGCAACGTCCGGATGTACGTCGACTACCAGGTTTTCGCCTGGACTGGGATATAGACCTGGCGGCGGACAGCGGGGTGGGCGCAAAGTATGTGGACTCAACAATAGCGTATAAGGCTTATGAGCGTACGGCTTTGCCTGCAGACAAAAGCCTGGCAGAAGATATTGCCGCTCTGCTGCAGGTGTACCGCGCATACGCGGATGAAGAAGGCACTACAGCCTCCAGTACAACTGCTGTTTTTCATGCGGATCCTGTGGAAAGGACAGGTGAAAGTGGCCTGAAAAGGCTCATTGACCAGGCATACCAGCGCATTACAGCCAGGGGATTCAGTTATCCCAGAGCGGAATTCTCTGCTTTTTGTGTCTCCTTAAAGAGCAAGCCTTTTGTGCTCTTAACCGGCATATCGGGAACCGGGAAAACCCGACTGGTGGAGCTTTTGGCACGTCAGTTTGGGGTTAGCGAGTATACCATTGCCGTACGCCCTGATTGGAGTGACAGCACGGATTTGCTGGGCTACCGGGATTTACAGGGGAATTTTCGTCCCGGCCCCTTGCTGGAAATATTAAGAGAAGCTAATGCTCACCCGGATAAACCGTACTTTATTTGTCTTGACGAGATGAACCTGGCTCGAGTGGAGCATTATTTTGCCGAGTTTTTAAGTGTTATAGAAAAGCGTGACCGTTTGGAAGGTAAAATCGTAACTCCGCCGGTGTTGGGAGGTCTGGTCAGGGACAGTTCCTGGTCAGAGGTATATATTTCCGATAATGTGTTTATTATCGGCACAGTTAATATGGATGAAACTACCCATCCTTTTAGCCGCAAGGTTTTGGACCGGGCCAATGTATTTGAATTTAACCATGTGGACCTTACATATCGCGTATATCCTCAGAAAGAGTTTGATGGAGTTTTGGATTGGACACCCCTACGCCCGGCTTATTGCCGGCTGGCGGAATTCTATAATCAGGATCCCCCTTTTTTTAATCAAGTCATTGCTGTGCTTCAGGAGCTGAACGCAATTTTGGAACCAGGTTATTTCCACATTGGTTACCGGGTGCGGGATGAAGTGTGTTTATTCCTCTGGCATGCTCGGGAAGCCGGGTTAGTGGATGACTTGAGTCTTGATCTGCAGATACAGAGCAAAATTCTTCCCAGAGTGCAGGGGAGCTCAAGCACTACCAGACAGGTACTTGTCAAGCTCTGGAATTGGGTGACTGGTCTGGCTGTGGCCGAGGATGATCCCGACCTGCTGGGCAGAACAGCAGAACCACCGGAAGATGTCCGCTATCCCAAAACTGCGCGCAAGATAAGTGTGATGCTGCGGCGTCTGGAAGAAGACGGATACACATCATATTGGGTGTGA
- a CDS encoding DUF2357 domain-containing protein: protein MVTNLLIIETDYFDVIWKGPRPEKVLQVLPSLQAGNVAKTVIRGNYNYLAIYHSELGELGPEVKHPPLFFEQQNYELIVETKKAGHLSVWHENPLLRSAVRPVDRYGKVYSAIINFGSEVGNSEFVFLWNGRQVLTVDIETFPSKIDYRLDYEQMLQEVHTGVLGLVFNVLTKTYRAVSFRKSGPAPTGVEWMAILRYLIRDLEVAVQTVARHPHHALVQAERMCRLDQVRRPARTARNWLLRHPEQWQVINSKVPQPVYGGKIPATHKQITYDTPENRFVRWVLEQILKRLRYLGTKYRQQAHCSSQQEVSAFFLECETRIKRLLQLNFLKNVKNEHFKYNITLVLQFGAGYREVLRSYLLLLRGLNIRGEVLRVGLKSIHELYEYWCFLRLREILNHYCQLRSQDIISVQGNGITLKLKKGSDSRIIFQSPDGAFIELGYNAYPDVHSPTTPQRPDMLLTLDRKTPGGRHRYIMDAKYRIDTSSEYIRRYGAPGPREEDINVMHRYRDAFLAGDSVRQVYSRDVLGACILFPWRGDFIQHHFYHSLSKVGIGALPFLPGATGLVEQFLRRLLEWPNTAHMDRAILPRDHEVFWGRRYRNNPVLVGTLGRKKRRERLEFARRAGYYHIPVDKFSATRLGFEYVAFFVDGCVECFAQTGETTVVRERDLPGITELRPIHGAGDRLYYKINLLPESWQSLDPPITNPLKRRFDFIGTTLEALLTARTIDELRLKHETERRLLEALRAYGIAFEVIALDDGRWELLLAGKKTTVRPQISADGLEIWIAGATSPHRVPGSIVRQRPEYVVELLEG from the coding sequence ATGGTTACCAATCTGTTGATTATAGAAACCGATTACTTCGACGTTATTTGGAAAGGTCCGCGGCCGGAAAAAGTGCTGCAGGTTCTGCCGTCATTGCAGGCGGGTAATGTTGCTAAGACAGTTATCCGGGGGAATTATAACTATCTGGCAATTTACCACAGTGAGTTGGGTGAGTTGGGGCCGGAAGTAAAGCATCCACCCTTGTTTTTTGAACAGCAGAACTATGAGTTGATCGTGGAAACGAAAAAAGCTGGTCATTTAAGCGTGTGGCACGAAAACCCGCTACTGAGGTCGGCTGTCCGGCCAGTTGACCGTTATGGGAAAGTCTATTCAGCTATCATAAACTTTGGCAGTGAAGTGGGAAATTCGGAGTTTGTTTTTCTCTGGAACGGGCGCCAGGTGCTAACTGTCGATATTGAGACATTCCCGTCCAAAATTGATTATCGTTTAGATTATGAGCAAATGTTGCAGGAAGTTCATACCGGGGTTCTGGGTTTGGTTTTCAATGTACTGACCAAAACATACCGTGCGGTTTCTTTCCGCAAATCCGGGCCAGCGCCAACTGGTGTGGAGTGGATGGCCATACTGCGTTATCTGATTAGGGACCTGGAAGTGGCAGTTCAAACTGTGGCGCGTCATCCTCACCATGCTCTGGTGCAGGCCGAGCGGATGTGCCGTTTGGATCAGGTACGCCGCCCGGCAAGAACAGCCAGGAACTGGTTGTTGCGTCACCCAGAGCAGTGGCAGGTTATCAACAGTAAAGTCCCACAACCGGTTTACGGCGGAAAGATTCCTGCTACCCATAAGCAAATAACCTATGATACACCTGAAAACCGCTTTGTACGCTGGGTCCTGGAACAAATACTTAAACGCTTGAGATATTTAGGGACAAAATACCGCCAGCAGGCACATTGCTCCAGCCAGCAGGAGGTAAGTGCTTTTTTTCTTGAGTGTGAGACCAGAATAAAACGGCTGCTACAATTGAATTTCCTCAAAAATGTAAAGAACGAGCATTTCAAATATAACATAACTTTGGTTTTGCAGTTTGGTGCTGGTTATCGAGAGGTGTTGCGTTCTTATTTGTTGCTACTCCGCGGTTTAAACATTCGGGGTGAAGTTTTGCGGGTGGGGTTGAAATCTATACATGAGCTTTACGAATACTGGTGTTTCTTACGGCTCAGGGAAATTCTCAACCACTATTGCCAGCTGCGCTCTCAAGATATTATTAGCGTACAGGGAAACGGGATTACGCTGAAACTAAAAAAGGGGTCGGACAGTCGCATCATTTTTCAATCCCCAGATGGCGCGTTTATTGAGCTGGGTTATAACGCGTATCCCGATGTTCATTCCCCCACAACGCCCCAGCGTCCGGATATGCTGCTAACTTTGGACCGTAAAACGCCAGGTGGGCGGCACCGGTACATCATGGATGCCAAATACCGGATTGATACAAGTTCTGAATATATTAGAAGGTACGGTGCACCTGGCCCCAGGGAAGAGGATATTAATGTCATGCACAGGTACCGCGATGCTTTTCTGGCGGGTGATTCGGTCAGACAGGTGTATTCCCGGGATGTTCTGGGGGCGTGCATCCTTTTCCCCTGGAGGGGTGATTTCATACAGCACCACTTTTACCACAGCCTTTCCAAAGTGGGGATTGGAGCGCTTCCCTTTCTGCCAGGCGCAACCGGTTTAGTGGAACAATTTCTCAGGAGGTTGCTGGAGTGGCCAAATACAGCCCATATGGACCGTGCCATATTGCCGCGGGACCACGAGGTTTTTTGGGGACGGCGTTACCGCAACAACCCGGTGCTGGTGGGGACGCTGGGCCGGAAAAAGCGACGTGAACGCCTGGAATTTGCCCGAAGGGCGGGTTACTATCACATTCCAGTGGATAAATTTTCCGCGACCAGGTTGGGGTTTGAGTATGTGGCGTTTTTTGTGGATGGCTGTGTGGAGTGTTTTGCCCAGACAGGTGAGACCACAGTGGTGAGGGAAAGGGATTTACCCGGGATTACTGAACTGCGACCGATACACGGCGCTGGGGATAGGCTTTATTACAAAATAAACCTTTTGCCGGAAAGCTGGCAGTCTTTAGACCCGCCCATTACGAATCCGCTCAAGCGCCGTTTTGATTTTATAGGTACCACTCTGGAAGCATTGCTTACTGCGCGAACTATTGATGAACTGCGCCTCAAGCATGAGACAGAGCGGCGATTGCTGGAAGCGCTAAGGGCGTACGGTATAGCCTTTGAAGTGATTGCGCTGGATGATGGTCGTTGGGAATTACTGCTGGCTGGCAAAAAGACAACAGTTCGCCCGCAAATTAGCGCTGATGGTCTGGAAATCTGGATCGCCGGGGCGACCAGTCCGCACCGGGTTCCGGGCAGTATTGTTAGACAAAGGCCGGAATACGTGGTTGAGCTGTTAGAGGGTTGA